Genomic window (Sphingomonas sp. HF-S4):
TCGACATGCGTGCCGAAGGTCTGGCCCTCGCCATAGCGATTGAACAGCGGCGGGAAGACCTTCAGCGGCAAAGCGGCGGCGAAGAACAAGGGCGATTTTCCCAGCGCCTCGAGCACCAGCGCGCCGGCTTCCTTGGCGGCGGGGCTGTTCTCGGGAAGCTGCTCGTTCTGCTTGGCGAGTGCCGACTGGTGGCCAGAGGTGACGTTGCCGTCGACCCATTGCGCGGCGTCGATGACTCCGCGCAGCCGCGCCACGCCGGGCGCGTCGAACAGGTCGGGGATCGCGATCATCATGCGAGTGGCCTTCGATTGCGGGCGGGTGGCTGCCGCCCCCCTGGAAATAAGCGGCAGCCGCGAACAGTGTACCCGCTTTGGCTGCCGCAATTCCTGGCCCAGATCAATTAAAGGCGCGGACGGCGGACCCGCTGGGGGGGTAGGTCCGCCGCCCGCGCCTCCCCCTTTTCTCAGAAGCCGTAGGTAAGCGACAGGATCGCCGCGCGGCCGTCGCCGGGAGTGGCCCAGCCATTGTTGCGGACGCGGGTGTAATAGACCTTGTCGGTGAAGTTCTTGACGTTGAGCTGCGCCTTGATCTGCTCGTTGACCTGGAAGGTCGCCACTGCCGAATGGACAAGATAGTCGTGCGAGCGGTACACCGGCGTCAGCGTCGAACCGCCGGGGGCCGCCAGCGCGGGCAGGTTGAGTGCGAAGCTGCCCTGATAGGTTGCCGCATAGCCGAGCGTCAGTCCGAAGGGCAGCTCGTACGAGGTGAACAGGCTCCCCGAATGCTTGGGCGTGTTCTGAAGCTCGGCACCCGCCGCCGGATCGCGCACCGACGCGCTGTTTGCGCACGCTGCGCTCGGATTGGCCAGGCAGAAGTCCGAAACCGACTGGAGCAGCTTCGGCTTGAGATAGGTGTAGTTCGCCGTCACCGACCAGCGCGGGGTGATCTTGCCCACCGCGCTCACCGCGACGCCGTCGACGCGCGACGCACCGTCGAGCACCTGGTCGGGTATGGTGACGTCGTTCGACGGCACGCGGTAGCTGTCGCGCTCGTTGCGGAACAGCGCCGCGCTCAGCAGCAGCTTGCCGTTGGCGACTTCGGCCTTGACGCCGGCTTCGTAATTCTTGGCGCTTTCGGGCTTCACGTTGCAGGTGAGCGCGGTGCATGCGCCGTTGACCGCGCTGATCGAGGGCGTGCGCGAATTGCCGTGCGCTACGTAGAGCGTGAGCTCCTCGACCGGCTTGTAGACCAGCCCGACGCGATAGGAGAACAGCTTGGCCTTGTTGCGTAGCGTCGGGCCGATGATGATCGGCCCCTGCGGCGTGGTCAGGGTCGCGGCCGAAGCCAGCGCATCGGTGCGATAATTGCCGCTGTTCGATTCCCAGCGCACGCCGCCGTTGAGCTCGAACTTGCCGATCTTCATCGCGTCGAACAGATACAGCGCGTAATTGGTGACTTCGCCTTGCTGGCGGCCGGTTGGCGTCGGATTGACCGGGCCGGTCCAGACGTTGCTGCCGTAATTGAAGCCGGCGGGCCCCGCGATCACTTCGTTCGGATTGGCGATATTGATCAGCGGATAGGGCAGCGTCGTCGTGTTGGCGTTGCGGTACACGCTGCCGTTGGTCAGATTGTACTTCTCCCACGTCGCCGAAGCGCCCGCCACCAGGGTGTGCTCGATCCCGCCGGTGTTGAACACGCCGCGCAGATCGAACTGGTCGTACATCAGCTGGTTCTTCGAATCGCGATAGGTGCCGCGCGGGCCGCCGATGAGATAGTAGCCGGGCGGCGTGGTCGCCGGGCAGGCAGCGCCGGTCGGCTGGACATTGGTGGCCAGGCAATAGGTGCCCTGCGGCGGACCGACGATGGTCAGCTGCGTCACGTTCTGCCAGCGGGCGAGATTGCGCAGCGAGAAATTGCTGTTCAGCTCGTGCTCGAACGTGATCGTTGCCTGATCGACCGTGATCTCCTGCGTATCGACGTTGCGATAGCCGTAATAGGAACTGCGATCGACACCCGGGACTTCGCCGTCGTTCACCGCGTTGATGAAATACGGCACGCCATATTGCGGGATGTTGTCGTCCTCCTGGTGGAGATATTGCAGCGTGAGCTTGGTCGGGCTGCCCACGCCGATCGTGACGGCGGGCGCGACGCCCCAGCGCCTGTAATCCTCGACGTCGCGCCCGGGCACGTCGTTCCGGTGGACCATCGCGTTGAGGCGCAGGCCGATCAGCTCGCTGGCGCGCAGATTGAGATCCACGGTGCCCCGATAATAATTGTCGGTGCCGATACCGGCCGTGACGAGTCCCCGCGTCTCGGCGAGCGGGCGCTTGGTGACGAGGTTGATCGAGCCACCGACCGAGCCCGACCCGCTGGAGACCGAATTGGCGCCGTTGACGATCTCGAGCTGCTCGAGGTTGAACGAATCCGAGCGGCTATAGGCTGCGCTGTCGCGCACGCCGTCCTGGGTGATGTCGCTGCCTGCCGAATACCCGCGCAGGGTAATCGCATCGGCGGGCGGGCTGCCGCCCTCGGCCGCGCCGAAGGTGATGCCGGGGACGGTGGAGAGCATGTCGCGCAGGGTGAGCAAATTCTGCTGCTCGATCGTCTCGGCGGTGATCACGGTGACGGTCTGGGGCGTGTCGCGGACGGTGCGCGTCGCCTTGGGGCTTTGCTGGTGCGGCTGATAGGCCTGGCCGGTGACGATGATCGCTTCGCGTTCCTGCGCCGTGCTTGCCTGGCCGCCGGCTTCCTGCTGCAGCGCGTCGGCGAGGGCGGGCTTGTCCTTGTCGTCGGCGGCGCTGGCGGGTGCGGACGCAATGAACCCCACGCACGCAAGCGCGAGAAAGGCCGGCGAAGCGGCAGGCGTCGAACGCATCACGGAAATCCCCCTGTTGTTGTTACGGGGGCAGCTATTGCGAGTCAGTCGCAGAGTCAATGATATTGCGAGCGGTTTGCAACGTTGTCGCAAAATGTTGCGGGTTCAGCGAGGCACTGCGTAGGCGGCAAGCAGCCAGGTGCGCAGCGCGCTGGCGAGGTTCGGGGGCGTGTCGCCCTGGATGCGGGCATGGTCGATCGCGGCGATCAGCGCGCTCAGCGGCAGCGCGCGGGCCGCTGCTGCCGCCTCCAGCGCGTCCC
Coding sequences:
- a CDS encoding ribbon-helix-helix domain-containing protein, giving the protein MKVDPPQGGFRGPVKRSVTIAGHQTSISLEPIFWDALEAAAAARALPLSALIAAIDHARIQGDTPPNLASALRTWLLAAYAVPR
- a CDS encoding TonB-dependent receptor → MRSTPAASPAFLALACVGFIASAPASAADDKDKPALADALQQEAGGQASTAQEREAIIVTGQAYQPHQQSPKATRTVRDTPQTVTVITAETIEQQNLLTLRDMLSTVPGITFGAAEGGSPPADAITLRGYSAGSDITQDGVRDSAAYSRSDSFNLEQLEIVNGANSVSSGSGSVGGSINLVTKRPLAETRGLVTAGIGTDNYYRGTVDLNLRASELIGLRLNAMVHRNDVPGRDVEDYRRWGVAPAVTIGVGSPTKLTLQYLHQEDDNIPQYGVPYFINAVNDGEVPGVDRSSYYGYRNVDTQEITVDQATITFEHELNSNFSLRNLARWQNVTQLTIVGPPQGTYCLATNVQPTGAACPATTPPGYYLIGGPRGTYRDSKNQLMYDQFDLRGVFNTGGIEHTLVAGASATWEKYNLTNGSVYRNANTTTLPYPLINIANPNEVIAGPAGFNYGSNVWTGPVNPTPTGRQQGEVTNYALYLFDAMKIGKFELNGGVRWESNSGNYRTDALASAATLTTPQGPIIIGPTLRNKAKLFSYRVGLVYKPVEELTLYVAHGNSRTPSISAVNGACTALTCNVKPESAKNYEAGVKAEVANGKLLLSAALFRNERDSYRVPSNDVTIPDQVLDGASRVDGVAVSAVGKITPRWSVTANYTYLKPKLLQSVSDFCLANPSAACANSASVRDPAAGAELQNTPKHSGSLFTSYELPFGLTLGYAATYQGSFALNLPALAAPGGSTLTPVYRSHDYLVHSAVATFQVNEQIKAQLNVKNFTDKVYYTRVRNNGWATPGDGRAAILSLTYGF